CTATGAATTATCATTGTAAGCTATTTTGTGTTATGGacttgtttgggcccaaaatatcagtttgggccgagtgtagaATTATTCTCGGCCCAGAAGGCCTTACGACAGGGTTAGCAGGGATCGTTTAGTTATGGATCGATTAGGtcgtgggcttccaaacctGGGTCGGTTAAGTCATGCTGCACGACGAGTCGAATCCTggtgcaatgaggagtctcggcaagattaataacccggaagtgaatccgactcaataaaggactaggttcacaattatagtgaaaataggactggtcgagttaatgtttgatcaggagaagaagtcctaatctgggtaggtttttaactcgaccttgaagGTATccggtgctataaatagaggaggctgtaCATCGTTCGAaccctctccaattcaacacacaactgccctgcgcaaattttctcaacaactttgagatttttattttctcttttcgctgacacatcttccgttggcatcaacaacactgtgaaagcaaccagtgatatcttaagtcggcatagatagctctgttaCCGTAGAATCAACTGATCTTatagcatcttccgttggcatcaacagaaCTGCGGcaaggacggttggttacctatccaagtctcggtcgagaaggatttctgaatccttattgattgaggtcatctcattagccttctcggcgaagtgaggtgttacagtttactgaGCTCGgtgcattgcacgccgagttattttatgattggatactctcaagtgggatttaaagttcggcattcagacggccgaaccacgttcactattaagacttatattcgctttgagtatttgtgcctttacactttggtgtcaattcgacgtgagtttactctgacgaataacatcactgtgaccgaatccgacgacgacgattcgtgaacttcgtaagaatagtagccttgtcttcaggttcgagaacccaagaggccgagacgtgttccttcctcggtcgtaatcgcaagacgcagaagtcagccgcgcacccaacgcaacatcaacaaatttactcctcagCCAAGCTTGGCCGACGAGTTGACACACCCCGCATTCATCGAAtgacgtaggcttggtagtttttaggaccaacattttggcacgcccaataGGAcctagtgctaaactacgaagttcatgccaattgaaatgcgatcggtaaaaaagaaaacagctatgggaaagtcaACAGCCGATTTGCCAATTCAGAACATAGGACAGAGTGTGCCGCAGGCGCAGAATCCCATTAGCgccgtgacacctgagtccacaagcGCGACTCGTCGAGAaagagaagttaatctcggcggtcagttTCGCAGTCTTGAAGTCCTTAACAGGAACActtgcgttctcaatgaagagATAGTGGAAGATTATGACGAGGATGGTGGCGAGGAAActgatccaccaacaagatcGTTTCTTCAAAAACGACTTGACGAGCAATCTCGGACGGTTGAACAGACGTttagtcgaggaatcgataaacttCATGACGTGATACACAATACCAGTGAGGCACAAACCAGATTACtcgaaatactggttagtaaggtcagTGACAGTAGGTCTTTCGATCTTGCCCAGCATTTGCCACAAAAAAATAATCTATTACCAATTGCACCAGCCGAGTCAACCCCTGTTCGGCTtaaaccaattaacttggaaaaaGGAAGAGGATcaaatagtaggtcagacgaatccgaccagagagtggaagCAACACTCATCGATATGATCGAGGTCTAACagatgatcgattcggccatgaagaaagggctgaagttccctaaatttataCATTCGTATCCAGCTTATATGGAACAGTTcgaataccctagaggtttcaaaatcccggattttagccttttcaccggagaatcatccttatcctcgttGGAACATGTGGCTtatttcaccgcgcaatgcggagatgtcaatAGTGACTTTCACAAGCTGCGACTGTTCAACTTTTCGCTGACCGGTTCagcatttgcttggtatatcaacctcccgTCGAATTCTATCCAgagctgggaggagttggtcgagaaatttcatgagcagttttatcggccagggatgAAAGTGTCAGTATCCtcgttagcaaggatggctcaagcatccgacgagtcaccaatggattatcgtaccagatttaaatcagccaggaattggtgccgagtacctctccccGAAGTCAAATTCATCAGACTTGCTCTGAATGGTCTTGAcgtagaatacaaaaagaaattcttgggggcaaactttcgggatatgtatgaactagcccagcatgtcgagcaatatgattatttgctccgtgaAGAGAA
This is a stretch of genomic DNA from Malus domestica chromosome 02, GDT2T_hap1. It encodes these proteins:
- the LOC139191278 gene encoding uncharacterized protein encodes the protein MEQFEYPRGFKIPDFSLFTGESSLSSLEHVAYFTAQCGDVNSDFHKLRLFNFSLTGSAFAWYINLPSNSIQSWEELVEKFHEQFYRPGMKVSVSSLARMAQASDESPMDYRTRFKSARNWCRVPLPEVKFIRLALNGLDVEYKKKFLGANFRDMYELAQHVEQYDYLLREEKISKAPSRGMIYKNPTISYASAEGKCVSVDATEIVIDKPYVCKALTQIDSKEVKTRLASEETMKTSKVYTFDITKADAIFDQLLLAKIIKLQPGHTIPKVDELKGKIYSNYHNSSKHTTNNCVVFRDNFQS